Proteins encoded in a region of the Saccharothrix ecbatanensis genome:
- a CDS encoding ester cyclase encodes MSTHTDSAKADTYREMARRYIEEVWDKNSVETEEELLADDWTDHMPLPGCPTGRAGHRQAVQMMHDMAPDMRFTLDEIVVEGDLVIDRWTARGTFTGKPMYGFPPTGKKWTMTGLDLHRVRDGKFVDLWHEESTAALVEQLGMAPEPGTSGLGIIKLTARNVLHVAKYKIRGGR; translated from the coding sequence GTGAGCACGCACACCGACTCGGCCAAGGCTGACACCTACCGGGAGATGGCCCGCCGCTACATCGAAGAGGTGTGGGACAAGAACAGCGTGGAGACCGAGGAGGAGCTGCTCGCGGACGACTGGACCGACCACATGCCGCTGCCCGGCTGCCCGACCGGCCGGGCCGGACACCGGCAGGCCGTGCAGATGATGCACGACATGGCCCCGGACATGCGGTTCACCCTCGACGAGATCGTCGTGGAGGGTGACCTGGTGATCGACCGGTGGACCGCGCGCGGCACGTTCACCGGCAAGCCGATGTACGGGTTCCCGCCCACCGGCAAGAAGTGGACGATGACCGGACTCGACCTGCACCGGGTCCGGGACGGCAAGTTCGTCGACCTGTGGCACGAGGAGAGCACGGCCGCGCTGGTCGAGCAGCTCGGCATGGCCCCGGAGCCGGGCACCAGCGGTCTCGGCATCATCAAGCTGACCGCCCGCAACGTGCTGCACGTGGCCAAGTACAAGATCCGCGGCGGCCGCTGA
- a CDS encoding acyl carrier protein: MISRDQVTEAVHSSVETALGVEADEVTASATLLDDLGAESIDLLDILFRIERAIGVKIQAAELAEYVQGGIPDDEFGDVNEIVTPTGLAQLKKIMPQIDQDALAGKLAADKVMSLFTVDNLVQLVATRTEAADTVSVGA; the protein is encoded by the coding sequence ATGATCAGTCGTGACCAGGTGACCGAGGCCGTCCACTCCTCGGTCGAAACGGCCCTTGGTGTCGAGGCCGACGAGGTGACCGCCAGTGCCACGCTGCTCGACGACCTGGGCGCCGAGTCGATCGACCTGCTGGACATCCTGTTCCGCATCGAGCGGGCGATCGGCGTCAAGATCCAGGCCGCGGAGCTGGCCGAGTACGTGCAGGGCGGCATCCCGGACGATGAGTTCGGCGACGTCAACGAGATCGTGACGCCCACCGGACTCGCGCAGCTCAAGAAGATCATGCCGCAGATCGACCAGGACGCCCTGGCCGGCAAGCTGGCCGCGGACAAGGTGATGAGCCTGTTCACCGTGGACAACCTGGTCCAGCTGGTCGCGACCCGGACGGAAGCCGCGGACACCGTGTCCGTCGGCGCGTAG
- a CDS encoding 3-oxoacyl-ACP synthase III family protein: MGVHIVGTGGYQPGEPILTSEIERLVGPLPDDVREGLSIDQRFWMIDPLTGEHRENNSDMAYKATVQALAAAGIEPADVDLLILSTGTPDYPLPPVVNLVQERLGIAECETLEIRSGGAGAVQGMEIARMKLERGDCGNAVVIGSEAISPVLAPVFLGKDPYSIRMRDRMPVYMFGDGAGAMVLKESSTPGGLLGGVSRCIGGLRKPGIHSVGGGTHAPIHEQVAAKRLVDLKVDVVGAGDFTPVMVTRAISDTVRQAGIDIASVDLCLVPEGNVGWMLESLKESGLDTAEWKALDGRIIDSLSVMGAVGSAAVPLFLDDAWRDGRVAPGRRVMLVGVESTKWIYAGAVVDWTAPSPVAAP; the protein is encoded by the coding sequence ATGGGGGTGCACATCGTCGGCACCGGCGGGTACCAGCCGGGCGAACCGATCCTCACCAGTGAGATCGAACGCCTGGTCGGCCCGCTGCCGGACGATGTCCGCGAGGGCTTGTCGATCGACCAGCGGTTCTGGATGATCGACCCGCTGACCGGGGAACACCGGGAGAACAACTCGGACATGGCCTACAAGGCCACCGTGCAGGCCCTGGCGGCGGCGGGGATCGAGCCCGCCGACGTCGACCTGCTGATCCTGTCCACCGGTACCCCCGACTACCCGCTGCCACCGGTGGTGAACCTGGTGCAGGAACGGTTGGGCATCGCCGAGTGCGAGACCCTGGAGATCCGTTCCGGCGGCGCGGGCGCGGTGCAGGGGATGGAGATCGCCCGGATGAAGCTGGAGCGCGGGGACTGCGGGAACGCGGTCGTCATCGGCTCCGAGGCGATCTCGCCGGTGCTCGCACCGGTCTTCCTCGGCAAGGACCCGTACTCGATCCGGATGCGGGACCGGATGCCGGTCTACATGTTCGGTGACGGCGCGGGCGCCATGGTGCTCAAGGAGTCCAGCACGCCGGGCGGGCTCCTCGGCGGCGTGAGCCGTTGCATCGGCGGCCTGCGCAAGCCGGGGATCCACTCGGTCGGCGGTGGCACCCACGCGCCGATCCACGAGCAGGTCGCGGCCAAGCGGCTGGTCGACCTGAAGGTGGACGTGGTCGGAGCGGGGGACTTCACGCCGGTCATGGTCACCAGGGCGATCAGCGACACCGTGCGGCAGGCGGGCATCGACATCGCGTCGGTCGACCTGTGCCTGGTTCCCGAGGGCAACGTCGGCTGGATGCTGGAGTCCCTCAAGGAGTCCGGCTTGGACACCGCGGAGTGGAAGGCGCTGGACGGGCGCATCATCGACAGTCTTTCGGTGATGGGCGCGGTCGGCAGCGCCGCGGTGCCGCTGTTCCTCGACGACGCCTGGCGCGACGGTCGCGTGGCGCCCGGCCGGCGGGTGATGCTGGTCGGTGTGGAGAGCACGAAGTGGATCTACGCGGGCGCGGTGGTCGACTGGACCGCGCCTTCCCCCGTCGCCGCACCCTGA
- a CDS encoding Rieske (2Fe-2S) protein gives MTVPEVRVAHIDDIPPGKLLTREVDGSKVLLANVDGEICAVGAECSHEGAPLGEGELDGAMIECPWHFSRFCLRTGEALDPPAMDPVDVFTVDVRAGEIFVSRREMAQE, from the coding sequence GTGACTGTGCCAGAGGTGCGCGTCGCGCACATCGACGACATCCCGCCGGGGAAGCTGCTGACCAGGGAGGTCGACGGCAGCAAGGTGCTACTGGCCAATGTGGACGGTGAGATCTGCGCCGTCGGCGCCGAGTGCAGCCACGAAGGCGCGCCACTCGGCGAGGGCGAGCTGGACGGCGCCATGATCGAGTGCCCGTGGCACTTCAGCAGGTTCTGCCTGCGCACCGGCGAGGCGCTGGACCCCCCTGCCATGGACCCGGTCGACGTGTTCACGGTGGACGTGCGGGCGGGTGAGATCTTCGTCAGCAGACGGGAAATGGCCCAGGAGTGA
- a CDS encoding flavin reductase family protein, which translates to MTGWFDGTASVGTVPPDATMILGHRFVAAPTAQPDPVPAPGFTSRQLRDVMGQFATGVTVVTMPGEDGPSAVTVNSFTSLSLDPALAMVCLRTRSRSATDLRAAARFAVNILGAGQAELCRLFASSDRPSGHQAFARVPHRIGRTGAPLLDGTVGHVECLLESQVPVGDHTIFVGAVLAIEAGSADGPLVFHGGKYFTT; encoded by the coding sequence ATGACTGGCTGGTTCGACGGCACCGCCTCGGTGGGAACCGTCCCGCCCGACGCGACGATGATTCTCGGCCACCGGTTCGTGGCCGCTCCGACGGCACAACCGGACCCGGTGCCCGCGCCGGGCTTCACCTCACGGCAACTGCGCGATGTCATGGGCCAGTTCGCCACCGGGGTGACCGTCGTGACCATGCCGGGCGAAGACGGCCCGAGCGCCGTCACGGTCAACTCGTTCACCTCGTTGTCGCTGGACCCGGCCCTGGCCATGGTCTGCCTCCGCACCCGGTCCCGGAGCGCGACCGACCTGCGCGCGGCGGCCCGGTTCGCGGTGAACATCCTCGGCGCGGGCCAGGCCGAGCTGTGCCGGTTGTTCGCCTCGTCGGACCGGCCGTCCGGGCACCAGGCGTTCGCCCGGGTCCCGCACCGGATCGGCCGGACCGGGGCGCCCTTGCTCGACGGCACGGTCGGCCACGTCGAATGCCTGCTGGAGAGTCAGGTGCCGGTGGGTGACCACACCATCTTCGTCGGCGCGGTGCTCGCCATCGAGGCCGGCTCCGCCGACGGCCCACTGGTCTTCCACGGGGGCAAGTACTTCACCACTTGA
- the fabD gene encoding ACP S-malonyltransferase — protein sequence MTGTALLFPGQGSQRVGMGLDLVERHGDLVRELYRTADEVLGFGLSELCWHGTAEQLRPTEITQPAVFLTSMALLRIAQERGLAPDAVAGHSLGEYTALVCGGALDWVDALRLVRRRGELMAEVNSRTPGRMAAIVGLDADQVDGLCALAKAEHGLVEVANYNEPGQTVVSGVEEAVLAVVAAAKGSGATKVVLLDVGAPFHCSLMRDVEDEFAAELERVVVRDPVVPIVANVTADYARTAADVLGNLRSQLTGAVRWTETMFRLADAGMTRFVEVGPGRVLTGFVRAALPDSEVLPTGDVRRLDRALSALAATVA from the coding sequence ATGACTGGTACCGCATTGCTGTTTCCCGGCCAGGGATCCCAACGCGTCGGGATGGGACTCGATCTCGTTGAGCGGCACGGCGACCTCGTGCGCGAGCTCTACCGAACGGCGGACGAGGTGCTCGGGTTCGGGCTGTCCGAGCTGTGCTGGCACGGCACCGCGGAACAGTTGCGGCCGACCGAGATCACCCAACCCGCGGTGTTCCTGACGAGCATGGCGTTGCTGCGGATCGCCCAGGAGCGCGGTCTGGCCCCCGACGCGGTCGCCGGGCACAGCCTGGGTGAGTACACCGCACTGGTCTGCGGGGGCGCGCTGGACTGGGTGGACGCGCTGCGCCTGGTGCGCAGGCGGGGTGAGCTGATGGCCGAGGTGAACAGCCGCACTCCGGGCCGGATGGCCGCGATCGTCGGCCTCGACGCCGACCAGGTGGACGGGCTGTGCGCGCTGGCGAAGGCCGAGCACGGGCTGGTCGAGGTGGCGAACTACAACGAGCCGGGGCAGACCGTGGTGTCCGGTGTCGAGGAGGCGGTGCTTGCGGTCGTCGCGGCGGCCAAGGGCTCCGGTGCGACCAAGGTGGTGCTGCTCGACGTCGGCGCCCCGTTCCACTGCTCGCTGATGCGCGATGTCGAGGACGAGTTCGCGGCGGAGTTGGAGCGGGTCGTCGTGCGGGACCCGGTGGTGCCGATCGTGGCCAACGTGACCGCGGACTACGCCCGCACAGCGGCGGATGTGCTGGGCAACCTGCGCAGCCAGCTCACCGGCGCGGTCCGGTGGACGGAGACCATGTTCCGGCTGGCGGACGCGGGGATGACCCGGTTCGTGGAGGTCGGTCCCGGCCGGGTGCTGACCGGTTTCGTCCGGGCGGCGCTGCCCGATTCCGAGGTGCTGCCGACCGGCGACGTGCGCAGGCTGGATCGGGCGCTGAGCGCGTTGGCGGCCACCGTGGCGTGA
- a CDS encoding RNA polymerase sigma factor: MPNSTVDELVEECLVGSQAAWNELVRRYAPLVWAIARSHRLSRTDCEDVSQATWMQVVKHLTKLRSPDRFAEWLAVAAKRESLKHLPRVARHVPSGDSTAFDRLDESAPDPEAAAVGRDRDTLVLRALQDLPARDQALLGLLMCDPPRSYDEISAELGIPRGSIGPFRARSLVRLERRLRELGDDTLD; this comes from the coding sequence ATGCCCAATTCGACAGTTGATGAGCTTGTCGAAGAATGCCTTGTCGGTAGCCAGGCGGCCTGGAACGAGTTAGTTCGCCGTTACGCCCCATTGGTGTGGGCGATCGCCCGCTCGCACCGTTTGTCGAGAACGGACTGCGAGGACGTCAGCCAGGCGACGTGGATGCAGGTGGTGAAGCACCTGACCAAGCTCCGCTCGCCCGACCGGTTCGCCGAGTGGCTGGCCGTGGCCGCGAAGCGGGAAAGCCTCAAGCACCTGCCGCGAGTCGCCCGGCACGTGCCTTCCGGGGACTCGACGGCATTCGACCGGCTCGACGAGTCGGCGCCGGACCCGGAGGCGGCCGCTGTCGGCCGGGACCGGGACACGTTGGTGCTGCGCGCGTTGCAGGACCTGCCCGCCAGGGACCAGGCGCTGCTGGGCCTGCTGATGTGCGACCCACCGCGTAGCTATGACGAGATCAGCGCTGAGCTGGGTATCCCGCGAGGGTCCATCGGCCCGTTCCGGGCCCGCTCACTGGTTCGGCTGGAGCGCAGGCTCCGCGAGCTCGGCGACGACACCCTCGACTGA
- a CDS encoding amidohydrolase family protein codes for MTVVIRNGLIEQVTPAAAHDGHAEIVDGAGRTLLPGLIDAHTHVFPGGLAQALRFGVTTEFDMFSTDRTSADSKEQARTRDDVADIRSAGVGATAPNGHPSQIMGPVFGPFPTVAGPDDAEAFVHARLADGSNYLKILIEDGAQLGMDIPALDRPTVRALVAAAHAAGIKTIAHAISLDSAELAIDAGVDGLAHMYVSPSTDQDVVERSSTRIAKAAAAAGVFVIGTLALVEAMTGSDAGVELAADPRIGPYLPDSVRPAVGKPMPMMPPMPHIYRNAKRASAALYEAGVPLLAGTDANDGPHGSFPVVHGASVHRELVCLVDAGLSPVEALAAATSSPAAHFGLTDRGRIAPGLRADLVLVDGDPAADITATRSIVAIWRAGVPVAGVDRNASVEGVVAELAEPALQPNQ; via the coding sequence ATGACGGTGGTCATCCGAAACGGCCTGATCGAACAGGTCACCCCGGCCGCTGCGCACGACGGGCACGCGGAGATCGTGGACGGCGCGGGCCGGACCTTGTTACCGGGTCTCATCGACGCGCACACGCACGTCTTCCCCGGCGGCCTCGCCCAGGCACTGCGGTTCGGCGTGACCACCGAGTTCGACATGTTCTCGACGGACCGGACGTCCGCCGACTCCAAGGAGCAGGCCCGCACGCGCGACGATGTCGCGGACATCCGCAGCGCCGGGGTGGGCGCGACCGCTCCGAACGGGCACCCCAGCCAGATCATGGGCCCCGTCTTCGGCCCGTTCCCCACGGTAGCCGGCCCCGACGACGCCGAGGCGTTCGTGCACGCCCGGCTGGCGGACGGCTCGAACTACCTGAAGATCCTCATCGAGGACGGCGCGCAGCTCGGGATGGACATCCCCGCGCTCGACCGGCCGACCGTGCGGGCCTTGGTCGCCGCGGCGCACGCTGCGGGGATCAAGACCATCGCGCACGCCATCTCGCTGGACTCCGCCGAGCTGGCCATCGACGCGGGCGTGGACGGCCTGGCGCACATGTACGTCTCGCCGAGCACCGACCAGGACGTGGTGGAGCGCAGCAGCACGCGGATCGCCAAGGCCGCCGCGGCCGCGGGCGTCTTCGTGATCGGCACACTGGCTCTCGTGGAGGCGATGACCGGATCGGACGCCGGCGTCGAACTGGCCGCCGACCCGCGGATCGGCCCCTACCTGCCGGACTCGGTCCGACCGGCGGTCGGCAAGCCGATGCCGATGATGCCCCCGATGCCCCACATCTATCGCAATGCCAAGCGGGCCTCGGCCGCGTTGTACGAGGCCGGTGTGCCGCTGCTGGCGGGCACCGACGCCAATGACGGGCCGCACGGATCGTTCCCGGTCGTGCACGGCGCGAGCGTGCACCGCGAGCTGGTCTGCCTGGTGGACGCGGGCCTGAGCCCGGTCGAGGCGCTGGCCGCCGCGACCAGCTCCCCCGCCGCGCATTTCGGGCTAACCGACCGGGGCCGGATCGCGCCCGGGCTCAGGGCGGACCTCGTGCTGGTGGACGGCGATCCCGCCGCGGACATCACCGCGACCCGCTCCATCGTGGCGATCTGGCGGGCGGGCGTGCCGGTGGCCGGCGTCGACCGCAACGCCTCAGTCGAGGGTGTCGTCGCCGAGCTCGCGGAGCCTGCGCTCCAGCCGAACCAGTGA
- a CDS encoding TetR/AcrR family transcriptional regulator — MPHEPQALGRPRDGRVDRAITSSTQAVLAEVGYTGLTVEAVAARAGTSKAAIYRRYGSRPEMIFASVVHGLDLSPPPDTGSLLGDLRALTAEIAESLSVPPPDVLPGLLADKHKDATFAATFVSEYVDVEQRCLTELLDRAVRRGELSRRPDPTVVHALLLGPIFARLFLLSTTDDEAKAGIAAFGLLVAEHAGASLCALFGPCPGRDA, encoded by the coding sequence ATGCCGCATGAACCGCAAGCTCTCGGCAGACCGCGGGACGGCCGGGTCGACCGCGCCATCACCAGCTCGACCCAGGCGGTGCTGGCCGAGGTGGGGTACACCGGACTCACCGTGGAGGCGGTCGCCGCCAGGGCGGGCACCAGCAAGGCGGCCATCTACCGCCGCTACGGCAGCCGACCGGAGATGATCTTCGCGTCGGTCGTGCACGGTCTCGACCTGTCGCCGCCGCCGGACACCGGGTCGCTGCTCGGCGATCTGCGCGCGCTGACCGCGGAGATCGCGGAGAGCCTGTCTGTCCCGCCGCCGGACGTGCTTCCCGGGCTCCTCGCGGACAAGCACAAGGACGCGACGTTCGCGGCCACCTTCGTCAGCGAGTACGTCGACGTCGAGCAGCGTTGCCTAACCGAACTGCTCGATCGGGCCGTGCGCCGGGGCGAGCTGAGCCGCAGACCCGATCCGACCGTGGTGCACGCCCTGTTGCTCGGCCCGATCTTCGCCCGGTTGTTCCTGCTGTCCACGACCGACGACGAGGCCAAGGCGGGCATCGCCGCGTTCGGGTTGCTGGTGGCCGAGCACGCCGGGGCGTCGTTGTGCGCGCTGTTCGGGCCATGCCCCGGGCGCGACGCGTAA
- a CDS encoding rhamnogalacturonan lyase family protein has product MNSRVRMVAAATAISALTGGLVVAGVASAAPGCKVDYTVQNKWQGGFTANVMITNLGDPVDGWRLAWAFPGSERFGQGWNATFDASGASVTASNVDYNRQIATGGTATFGFNGTMTGDAVGVPTTFTLNGTTCTGGVDPTTTTTTTTTTTTTTTTTTTTTTGPGPGPGDPTGRKQVERLDRGVISVRSGSGNLVSWRLLAGDPQNVGFNVYRGSAKLNSSPITSSTNYLDNGAAADSSYTVRAVVNGTEQAASPASLGFGSGYRDVPIQSPGSTYVANDASVGDLDGDGDYEFVLKWDPTNAKDNSQSGVTGNVYIDAYRLDGTRLWRIDLGRNIRAGAHYTQFQVYDYDGDGKAEVAMKTADGTRDGRGTVIGNASADHRNSGGYILTGPEFLTMFNGQTGAAMSTVNYDPPRGNVSSWGDSYGNRVDRFLAGTAYLDGARPSLIMARGYYTRAVIAAWDFRNGALTKRWTFDSNATGNSTYAGQGNHSLTIGDVDQDGRDEIVYGAATIDDNGRGLWNTRFGHGDAAHLGDLDPSRPGLEYYKVSENSNQPATWFADARTGQVLWRTAAAGDNGRGVSADIYAGNPGAESWSSADSQIRDIRGTGIARKPSSANFLLWWDGDPSRELLNGTYVDKYGTGGDTRVLTGAGVRSNNGSKSTPAVSGDILGDWREEVVWPTTDNRALRIYSTPNQTDRRIPTLMHDTMYRVAIAWQNTAYNQPPHPSFHIGGGMATPPWPDVHYAG; this is encoded by the coding sequence ATGAACTCGCGGGTGCGCATGGTCGCCGCCGCTACGGCGATCAGCGCACTGACCGGCGGCCTAGTAGTGGCGGGAGTGGCCTCGGCCGCTCCGGGCTGCAAGGTCGACTACACGGTGCAGAACAAGTGGCAGGGCGGGTTCACCGCCAACGTGATGATCACCAACCTGGGCGACCCGGTGGACGGGTGGCGACTCGCCTGGGCGTTCCCCGGCTCGGAGCGCTTCGGCCAGGGGTGGAACGCGACGTTCGACGCCTCCGGCGCGAGTGTGACAGCGTCCAATGTGGACTACAACCGGCAGATCGCCACCGGTGGCACGGCGACGTTCGGCTTCAACGGCACGATGACCGGTGACGCGGTCGGCGTGCCGACGACGTTCACCCTCAACGGCACCACGTGCACGGGCGGCGTCGACCCGACGACGACCACCACCACCACCACGACTACAACGACCACGACCACCACGACGACCACCACGACGACGGGCCCCGGCCCGGGACCTGGTGATCCGACCGGCCGCAAGCAGGTCGAACGGCTGGATCGCGGCGTGATCAGCGTCCGCTCCGGATCCGGCAACCTGGTCAGCTGGCGGCTCCTCGCCGGCGACCCGCAGAACGTCGGGTTCAACGTGTACCGGGGCAGCGCCAAGCTGAACTCCTCCCCGATCACGTCCTCGACGAACTACCTGGACAACGGCGCGGCGGCGGACTCCTCCTACACCGTCCGCGCGGTGGTGAACGGGACCGAGCAGGCGGCCTCTCCGGCGTCGCTCGGGTTCGGTTCGGGCTACCGGGACGTGCCGATCCAGTCGCCGGGCAGCACGTACGTGGCCAACGACGCGAGCGTCGGCGACCTGGACGGCGACGGCGACTACGAGTTCGTCCTCAAGTGGGACCCGACCAATGCCAAGGACAACTCGCAGTCGGGCGTGACCGGCAACGTCTACATCGACGCGTACCGGCTCGACGGCACGCGGTTGTGGCGCATCGACCTGGGCCGGAACATCCGGGCGGGCGCGCACTACACCCAGTTCCAGGTGTACGACTACGACGGTGACGGCAAGGCCGAGGTGGCGATGAAGACCGCCGACGGCACCCGTGACGGCCGGGGCACGGTGATCGGCAACGCCTCCGCCGACCACCGCAACTCCGGCGGCTACATCCTGACCGGGCCGGAGTTCCTGACCATGTTCAACGGTCAGACCGGCGCCGCCATGTCCACGGTGAACTACGACCCGCCGCGCGGCAACGTCTCTTCCTGGGGTGACAGCTACGGCAACCGCGTCGACCGCTTCCTGGCGGGCACCGCGTACCTCGACGGCGCACGCCCGTCGCTGATCATGGCCCGCGGCTACTACACCCGTGCGGTCATCGCCGCCTGGGACTTCCGCAACGGCGCGCTCACCAAGCGCTGGACGTTCGACTCCAACGCCACCGGCAACAGCACCTACGCCGGTCAGGGTAACCACTCGCTGACCATCGGCGACGTCGACCAGGACGGCCGCGACGAGATCGTCTACGGCGCCGCGACCATCGACGACAACGGCCGAGGCCTGTGGAACACCCGGTTCGGCCACGGCGACGCCGCCCACCTGGGCGACCTCGACCCGTCCCGGCCGGGCCTGGAGTACTACAAGGTCTCGGAGAACAGCAACCAGCCCGCCACGTGGTTCGCCGACGCACGCACCGGCCAGGTGCTGTGGCGGACCGCTGCCGCCGGTGACAACGGCCGCGGCGTGTCGGCCGACATCTACGCCGGCAACCCCGGTGCGGAATCGTGGTCGAGCGCGGACAGCCAGATCCGCGACATCCGCGGCACCGGCATCGCCCGCAAGCCGTCGTCGGCGAACTTCCTGCTCTGGTGGGACGGCGACCCGTCGCGCGAGCTGCTCAACGGCACGTACGTGGACAAGTACGGCACCGGTGGCGACACCCGCGTGCTGACGGGGGCGGGCGTGCGCTCCAACAACGGCAGCAAGTCGACCCCGGCCGTGAGCGGTGACATCCTGGGCGACTGGCGCGAGGAGGTCGTGTGGCCCACCACTGACAACCGGGCTCTGCGCATCTACTCCACCCCGAACCAGACCGACCGACGCATCCCGACGCTGATGCACGACACCATGTACCGCGTCGCCATCGCCTGGCAGAACACCGCCTACAACCAGCCGCCGCACCCGAGCTTCCACATCGGCGGCGGCATGGCCACCCCGCCGTGGCCGGACGTGCACTACGCCGGCTGA
- a CDS encoding RICIN domain-containing protein, translated as MRTSPRNRCLAIAAAVFAAMAAVVVPAQATPAPALCAAPQADSGAGAALAPFKVWLAGDSTMANGSSTCPVGWGREFDRLFNDDVTVVNNAMGGRSIQTWLYETNVKSTKDSAGECVVSPRTYASRWATMLSTNGMQSGDWLIIQFGINDGDSNCPRHVGTARYRELLSTMSREAKARGVKPVYVTPVSAIRCSGSTAVATRGFVNETIAQAQVDQVPVIDLHQRSIALYNSLRLCPNNGDYSQGAVGAFFCNDHTHFEAAGAARIAEVVAGALRDQGIGLASSLRSTSSAYSLVAQHSGKAADVSGASTAAGAGLVQWAPNGRPNQQFEFIDTGDGHVRVKARHSGLVLQVSGNSNGADITQQPDTNATSQQWRVVDHGGDVISLVNRQSGLAMDVWAKSTADGARISQYTYNGSANQRFSRLRG; from the coding sequence ATGAGAACATCTCCACGAAACCGGTGCCTGGCCATCGCGGCGGCCGTCTTCGCCGCGATGGCGGCCGTAGTGGTTCCGGCGCAGGCCACGCCGGCACCCGCGCTGTGCGCGGCACCGCAGGCCGACTCGGGGGCGGGAGCCGCCCTCGCGCCGTTCAAGGTGTGGCTGGCCGGTGACTCGACCATGGCCAACGGCAGCAGCACGTGCCCGGTCGGCTGGGGCCGGGAGTTCGACCGGCTGTTCAACGACGACGTCACGGTCGTCAACAACGCCATGGGCGGTCGGAGCATCCAGACCTGGCTCTACGAGACGAACGTCAAGAGCACCAAGGACTCCGCCGGCGAGTGCGTCGTCAGCCCTCGCACATACGCCTCGCGCTGGGCGACCATGCTCTCCACCAACGGCATGCAGTCCGGCGACTGGCTGATCATCCAGTTCGGCATCAACGACGGCGACTCCAACTGCCCACGCCACGTGGGCACCGCACGCTACCGCGAGCTCCTGTCCACTATGTCCCGCGAGGCCAAGGCACGCGGTGTGAAGCCCGTCTACGTGACGCCCGTGTCGGCGATCCGCTGCTCCGGTTCGACCGCGGTGGCCACCCGCGGGTTCGTGAACGAGACCATCGCCCAGGCGCAGGTCGACCAGGTCCCGGTCATCGACCTGCACCAGCGCAGCATCGCGTTGTACAACTCGCTGCGCCTGTGCCCCAACAACGGCGACTACAGCCAGGGCGCGGTCGGCGCGTTCTTCTGCAACGACCACACCCACTTCGAGGCGGCCGGCGCGGCCCGCATCGCGGAGGTCGTCGCCGGGGCCCTGCGTGACCAAGGCATCGGTCTCGCCTCTTCGCTGCGTTCGACTTCGTCCGCCTACAGCCTGGTGGCGCAGCACAGCGGCAAAGCGGCCGACGTCAGCGGAGCGTCCACCGCGGCCGGGGCCGGGCTCGTCCAGTGGGCCCCCAACGGTCGGCCCAACCAGCAGTTCGAGTTCATCGACACCGGTGACGGCCACGTCCGCGTCAAGGCCCGGCACAGCGGCCTGGTCCTCCAGGTCTCCGGCAACAGCAACGGGGCCGACATCACGCAGCAGCCCGACACCAACGCCACGAGCCAGCAATGGCGCGTGGTCGACCACGGCGGCGACGTGATCAGCCTCGTCAACCGGCAGTCCGGTCTGGCCATGGACGTGTGGGCGAAGTCGACCGCGGATGGCGCGCGGATCTCCCAGTACACCTACAACGGGAGCGCCAACCAGCGCTTCAGCCGACTACGGGGCTGA